The Pelmatolapia mariae isolate MD_Pm_ZW linkage group LG10_11, Pm_UMD_F_2, whole genome shotgun sequence genome includes a region encoding these proteins:
- the ca4c gene encoding carbonic anhydrase IV c: MGFSLYLLTLHLLLSSCTANWCYQNQNACDDPCRDPNHWATQFPKCGGLRQSPINIVTSKVHIDIALSPFNFIGHTDTINMTVENKGHSAHFALPPSVRFIGGALPGHYRAAQFHLHWGGNGRPGSEHTIDGERFPMEMHIVHIKEPYSSLAEAEHDTAGIALLAFLFEETADDHPHLDTVIDALGRVQNNGSTTVIPNFRLSDIIPAAKDLQGYYRYVGSMTTPGCEQAVAWTVFHRKLAISSRQLDAIVKQCRFWTGQPMTDIFRPTQPLDGRIVYSSKSGTAQTTATHFWCLFLSFVTVTLGLAH, from the exons ATGGGTTTTTCTCTCTACCTCCTGACTCTGCATCTTCTCCTTTCCAGCTGCACAG CTAACTGGTGTTATCAAAACCAGAATGCCTGTGATGACCCGTGCAGAG ACCCCAACCACTGGGCTACTCAATTCCCTAAATGTGGAGGGTTACGCCAGTCACCGATTAACATTGTGACCAGCAAAGTCCACATCGACATCGCCCTGTCACCTTTCAACTTCATTGGCCACACCGACACAATCAACATGACAGTGGAAAACAAAGGGCACTCTG CCCACTTTGCTTTGCCGCCGTCTGTTCGATTCATTGGGGGAGCTCTGCCAGGTCACTACAGAGCCGCCCAATTTCACCTCCACTGGGGAGGGAATGGGAGACCAGGATCAGAGCACACCATTGACGGAGAGAGATTCCCCATGGAG ATGCACATAGTCCACATTAAGGAGCCGTACAGCTCTCTGGCAGAGGCCGAACATGACACAGCAGGTATAGCTCTGCTCGCCTTCCTGTTTGAG GAAACAGCGGACGATCATCCTCATTTGGACACAGTAATAGATGCGCTGGGCCGAGTACAAAACAACG GCAGCACCACAGTGATCccaaactttagactcagtgaCATTATCCCAGCTGCAAAGGACCTACAAGGTTACTACCGCTACGTGGGCTCCATGACAACGCCGGGATGTGAGCAGGCAGTTGCCTGGACAGTGTTTCACAGGAAGCTGGCCATCAGTAGTCGACAG CTGGATGCGATAGTTAAGCAGTGTCGCTTTTGGACAGGGCAGCCCATGACTGACATTTTCCGACCTACGCAGCCGCTGGATGGCAGGATTGTGTACTCCTCAAAGTCGGGTACAGCTCAGACAACTGCGACACATTTTTGGTGtctgtttttatcatttgtGACTGTTACGCTGGGTCTGGCACACTGA